A window of Mucilaginibacter sp. PAMC 26640 contains these coding sequences:
- a CDS encoding secretion protein HlyD, protein MPSIQTEKIPAARHSDDMQDIITAVPSWILRWGIMLFFVILVLLVSLSGFISYPDIVKTRLKITTPNVAKSVVAKITGKLVKLLVANDEKVVSGQPLAYLESTGNHKQVLNLLANLKLMQAQLSQRKPIDERLFNNARNNELGELQAAYQSFFQSYLSYRSTVSDGFLLKKRTYLEKDITALTSQTRQLQAEKDLQQRDLKLAEEEYGMHQKLTQQKVETPAELRQQESKYLAKKSPLMQTDAAIITNGTSSLAKQKEIMELNNQVLEERSKFSQALNSLISLAGDWQSKYVLTAPLPGRVTFAGMVQENQVLTPGHDVFYINTGNDQFFGQINVPQANLGKVRLGQEVLIKLQSYPFEEYGMLRGRISYLSDVPYQDSVFISEVSFRSAGKSDLKKPVHLKQGMLADAEIITQDATILQRLTRNVIKAMNSK, encoded by the coding sequence ATGCCATCTATACAAACAGAAAAGATCCCTGCAGCCCGCCATAGCGATGATATGCAGGATATAATCACCGCGGTGCCCTCCTGGATACTGCGCTGGGGGATAATGTTATTTTTTGTGATCCTGGTTTTACTGGTCAGCTTATCAGGCTTTATCAGTTATCCGGATATTGTTAAAACGCGGCTAAAGATCACTACGCCTAATGTTGCCAAATCGGTAGTAGCTAAAATTACCGGCAAATTGGTAAAACTGCTGGTTGCCAATGATGAAAAAGTAGTTTCGGGGCAGCCGCTTGCTTATCTGGAAAGCACTGGCAACCACAAGCAGGTATTAAATTTATTGGCTAACCTCAAGTTGATGCAAGCGCAGTTGAGCCAAAGAAAACCGATAGATGAGAGGCTTTTTAATAATGCCAGAAATAACGAGCTGGGTGAATTGCAGGCGGCATATCAGTCGTTTTTTCAGTCGTACTTAAGTTACAGGTCAACGGTATCAGATGGATTTTTATTAAAAAAGCGGACTTACCTGGAAAAAGACATTACCGCGCTGACCAGTCAAACACGACAATTGCAGGCCGAAAAAGACTTGCAGCAGCGGGATTTGAAATTGGCAGAAGAGGAATATGGCATGCATCAGAAACTGACGCAACAAAAGGTGGAAACTCCCGCCGAGCTGCGCCAGCAGGAGAGTAAGTACCTTGCCAAAAAATCACCGCTGATGCAAACGGATGCAGCCATTATTACTAATGGTACCAGCTCGCTGGCCAAACAAAAAGAAATTATGGAGCTGAATAACCAGGTGCTGGAGGAACGGTCTAAATTTTCGCAGGCATTAAACAGTCTGATCAGTTTGGCAGGCGACTGGCAGAGTAAGTATGTATTAACGGCGCCCCTGCCGGGCCGGGTAACATTTGCTGGCATGGTACAGGAAAACCAGGTGCTTACACCAGGCCACGATGTATTTTATATAAATACCGGGAACGACCAGTTTTTCGGGCAGATCAACGTACCGCAGGCTAACCTTGGCAAAGTTAGATTAGGGCAGGAGGTATTGATAAAACTGCAAAGTTATCCTTTTGAAGAATATGGCATGCTGCGCGGGCGTATCTCTTACCTTTCAGATGTGCCTTACCAGGATAGCGTATTTATATCGGAAGTAAGTTTTCGGTCGGCCGGTAAATCCGACTTAAAAAAGCCGGTACATCTTAAACAGGGCATGCTGGCGGATGCGGAGATCATTACCCAGGACGCCACTATTTTACAGCGCTTAACCCGCAATGTGATCAAGGCGATGAATAGTAAGTAG